From the Gossypium hirsutum isolate 1008001.06 chromosome A02, Gossypium_hirsutum_v2.1, whole genome shotgun sequence genome, the window aaatttttgcagtaagatattatccttgatatagtaaaataagaaagtaaagtgacaaaaagggaaattttgagttatgtcaatattggaaAGTATATTaagatatattaattcaagaaaggactaaattgtgaaagagagaaaatttttgtttcacaagagtaaatactcaaaatttgaagggttaaagtgtaaCTATGAAAAAGTTATaaagaccaatagtgtaaatattttaagggtggaatgatctagaaactgaggaaaatggatgaattaggaccaaattgaataggtcaAGAACTAtgaggaactaaattgtaattttaccaaattaaatgatgactcaaggatggaattttaaaagataataaagggcaaaatggtcaattggaagagagagaaatctagaaagtaataatgatgctagagatattttgatattttataattatttaattagataaatattattttattaatattttaataagatactttattattttttattattattttattagtatataaagaaagaaagatggggAATTCTCATCCATTTTTCCCATGCaaaaccaacgtgagaagaagaagaagaaaagaagttttcatttctttataatttgatccttttaccaaaaattcactattttcacccaaaaatcaaaagaatttccgtAGCtacaaagagagaaaaatgttaaggagactatgagaagttagaatatcaagttggattcaagaaatggaagctgaaggagagagaaaatcaagatgaagattgaaatcaatagaacaaggtaagaacatcatgatttcaatatatttttaagtttgatattattgaaaaagcatgggattAATGTTAATatagagtttccttacatatggtcctatgttcttgatatgttagtgaagagaaaataagagaaagtgatgagaaatagtgtagaaaaagaaaataagggtgttataaacattctaattaatatcttgcactaaaacagttttggacagcagtagtagtctaactttgaaaaatcaccaaaaattgtagaaatctaattatagaatgaataaaatatgaaattaaaatttatttagtctagtttcttatagaagaaattatgtaagcaatgaaattttaaatcatgagatatactaaattttgtgagacaaggtcagaatgatttcgggttcccctgttttgactttggaaaatcatcaaaaattggaaaacaataattatgggcttaaatttatatgtttagaatatttaatgagtatattttcaagaaataaacgggaacataTTAGAATtttgtacgagaagataattaatttttagtgaagaagggtcaaaactatCAGACaccagaataggggtaactttaaagaataaactgtacttattggataaaccaaaaattatgaaaattttatgataataagatatatgagtctagttccaggaaaaattatcggatcttaatttggagttctatagctctagatataaataatttagtgactatgacatagatggacagcttgaatattcataaaagtaaataataaaaattacagataatattacttacaagtgtgttatatacattaaggatgtagaatggagaggaggaggaggaaaatatatatgactattcagctagcatggctaatttgcatgttttaggcttagggactaaattgaataaaagtaaaacttcagggggcaatttgtaaaaatgtcaaaaatgaccaaattgaagggaataaattgttttattatttaaattaataaattgaatgaaattatcaatttaagattgggtgaaaattgggaaatggtaaattaccaaaatgcccctaaatcttgatatttttgcaatttcgccagttaagttcgtgtaacttgaattatattcttaaatgcttgaaatgtatgttattgatgtgaatatgatttgaatgttcattgtatgaaaattgatgaaacattaatatatttgataaaaagggaaaaaaatcccggttgaatgaaaggaaaattcgatggatctttgaaaaggaattgacggtaaaaaaggatctagctcgaacgggtgatcctatcctgatatagccctcccgaagaatatgtgtaaaatggatttagcccggacgagtaatccaaattagggtttgaatttagcctagactggtaatttagatccaagctcattagagtaattgtcgttgtaagggatttagcctggactggtaatcccgacaatactctatgagtttatattatagaggatttagcctggactagaaatcccgctgtaaggatgaggttcgcgggagtgtgctctctgaaatgaaatgtgtaagaccatggttgaaagataccatggcaacatgacagaaaatgagtaagaccatagttgaaagataccatggcaacatgacagaaaatgagtaagaccatagttgaaagacactatggcatcatgtcaaagataaataagaccgtggatggaagacgctatgacatctgttgaacaattgatattcatgtaatatgtatcagatgacgaatggttatatgaaatggttgtgtgaaatgtttacaagagctagtcatatggaaatatatgtacaaaatagttgtatgaaataattatgaagatagataaacgaaataagtataagtacatggaatattatttatgttaagtttgatataaactattaccggaataaatatacataaaatatatggaaatgatggagcatgaaatattgatataatgaaatgaatgatatatacttatgaagaaacggtaagagaatgatatgtttcatgacatgtacatatatgattatctttaatatgttgatacaagaaaattatgtaggtaaagacaattattaaactcaagtgtaacatgtcaacaaaataagtatatcaatgttgaatttatatgaaatatgtactagtatactaacaatgtcgttgtttgatgcttatacaagtgccaagcTGTTGAttaaatggtaatatatttatttatatgatacattgaatcggtaagtatttaattgaatttttttcttagGTGATCTGCAAATTCTAGTAATGCCCCAAAACTCTGTTTCAACGTcagatacaggttaagggtgttacatgtaagaacatgtcttggacatggcttTGGTACTTTATTTGGTGTATGATGATTCTGAACGTCCTTCAGTATTCTGGGTGGTTCAACGGGCCATTCAAGATTATGGTTAAGAAGTGGAGTACTATGTGAAAAGTGTTGAAAGGGTACATGTATGAAcactaagcttatggttattgagactATGAAATGTCGAGACCTCGatgagctaagatgtatgaaatatgattatgaattttgttgcaataccatgctaacttacattgtgtaattgaacatggaatccatgaaatggtgagttcatgattagttgaaaataaacttatgatagttatcatcgtatagcactaaaatagttttggacagcagtagtagtccggctttgaaaatccaccaaaaattgtgaaaatcaaattagagactgaataaaatatgaaaataaattttattgagtctagttttacatagaggaaacggtgtaagcaaaagaatttcatattatgagctatttgaatttttgtgagacagggtcagagtgatttcctGTTCCCCTACCTTAACtttggaaatcactaaaaattttacaagaataattattggttataatttatatgcttgaaatccttaatgagtatattttcaaaagaaacaaataagaacatcatctgaatcttgtatgaggagataattaatttttagtgaagaagggtctgaactatcaaatagcaaaataggggagaatttaaagaataaacagtacttattggctagaccaaaaattatggaaactttatggtaagaaaatacgtgagtctagttttagggaaaattagtggatcttaatttggagttccatagctcaagatattgataatttatttattatgactcgagtagacaactTGATTGGCatatgagcaaatagtggaattatgtgcaaCTTCAATTGTGTTACcatgagaatatgttgtaagaatttggcaAAAGCACgtaaataaattgcttattattatttttgtatgaacttactaagctataaggcttaccccctcctttctatttttttagtgttgtcaggttagctcggggttggagatcgttggaggcagcagcacactatcaaattattaagttggggtattaataaaccttaagtgttttcaagtgagtggcatgtatagagacttagtactttatgatatgtttttcatgatttggccaatcgagttggcttataatgattcatttgtatagagccatgagatatggcttatatttgatcattaggttgtaaacctaattgatTTTGCATGACTGTTCTAATGTCTTGATGATGTGCATGTTGTGATGGCTCGTTATCGATGGATGAACTTCGATCAATAGATGTGACCATATTCTTattataaaagtgtaaatttagagtAAGTTAATGATTTTGATTAagaatgaaattggtgtggaatgccttaAAGAAACATGTTAATGTGAGTGTGTGATATGTGACATTAAGGATATGAATTAGACATGATTATGAAGGCTAGATGACTAAGTTGAGAATATTAGCACGAAGATAACCATGGCATAAGGGTATAAGTGGAAATGAAGATGATAAggccaaatgaatatggtttggtATGTCTAGACTTGATATAAAGTGAGTATGAGAAATACAAAtatgatgacatgcaaatgcCATGTTTGTGGCCTAATTGAAGATGTTTAATCATTGAATCGATGCCATGTTATATGTCCTTgatgttgtataaatgtgtgacggtttatggttgaccaaggcttggaaaatagcctaagtgttggcaacaagggcagagacacagccgtatgtctcagccatgtagGGGGACATGGccttagcacacgagcgtgtgacttggctgtgtgactctATTTCGTTGCTGAAATCGTAAACAGAAAGTTACATAGGCTAAGGACACGGACATGTCCCAAGCCATaggggcgtgtgtgaccacacggcctaatccACACAGATGTGTGACTTTCTAAACATGAAAAATTTctttaagtgttgtaaaatttttagaagttcttggtttagtcccgaaccacccccgatgagtgttttaggcctcgtaggccggtataagggatgatatgcatgtgtttgagtgtTTTTGAATaggttgaaattttatggcccgattttacatgtatgtgtatgtttaagtccgataatgcctcgtatcctatcacAGCGttagacacgggtaaggggtgtaacactaggggtcaatttgtaaaattattaaagattgaaggttatgccatgaatgtacttgtatgattcttgatgttaaatggtatattatgaatccttgttgataaataaacaagttttgtaaagtgattttttatgaaatttgcatttagggaataatttgtaaaaaaaaagtaacagttcatgttaaatttatgaaatgatgattagTATGGATTGGTTTAAGTCCCTAAAGAATTTGTTTAGCTTTAATGGGGGATTGAAAtacttagatttcaatttatgagcttaaggactgtattgtgaaaagttaaactgttaggggcaaaataataattttgcataaatattgAATGTGGACAAAAATGAATACTAGAAGTATTAAATGACTTGAAATTGTCTATTTAGATTAAGATAGACCACGTACGAACCTAAACCGAGGCAAAGCAAAAGCTTTGAAATAATTCGTTTAACTTTTACGCCCttgttgtcgaggtaagttcgtatgaataattattgaattaatgttgttaatttgaatgtttattatgTTAGTTTAATGTAAATGGATTAATGTATAATTGTACCAAAGCCATGATGATTTGACAGATGTTGAgtcttggttgaaccttaggaatttgtaggatacaaatgacatgtcattaggaatttcatgtttcgggtgctggtcttgaatgtcctaccgatggctgaggttctgcatttgttacggatactccatagctcgtATGAGAAGTATCATAGCTTATGTTCcaacccatagctcgtgtgagtaggcccatttcacaactagtgtgagcaatgatgtaaaggaaaagttacagttatatgtttaagcacacttcatgtgagctttcctaagtatccaatgatattctaaatcgTTCAACGGGCAAGAAAAGGGATTGAAAAGGTAAGTTTTCAAATGCAATTATGCATATGCTCATGAAAAAGATGAATGAATCAAATGATGTATTTTCATATGGAAATGACTTATCATATGTTTAATCCAAatgagttatgtataaatgcaccaacttgtgtattgatgatgatgcttaggcttgtgtcaagcttgtgGTTTGAGTTTCATTATGCTTACTCTTATGgttatataaatgaaatggtaagttacgTTTTATtttctacgaacttactaagcattaagtgcTTACGTAATTTATTTTCCAGGTTTTATAAATTATTGGAAGCTCAATCAGATAGGAAACTTatcgaagatctatcacactatctagcataAATATCGATAGTTTTTTAATGTTTTGGCCAacattataatggcatgtataggttgaattGTAATGTCATTGTGATGAATGTTTACTTGGTGGATTGGTTTGTATAAGTTATGAATGTTATCTTGGTTTGGTACATTTGAGGTCTTGCTAGTTTGTATCATTATTGCTATATCATGTTACATGTTTTGAATAGCTCAAATGGCATGTTTTGTGATAGAACAGTAATGGTCAAGTTGTGTcatgtttggtaagttttggaACTAGTAGTTGATGAATGGAAAGTGGTAAGATATGCAtgtttatataagttttgatgatttgcatttgaggtgcctttgaaaacacaattagggtttttaatgaattttcttgTACACTAatagaatgcttgaaatgtgttaTTTCTATGTTGAAAGACTCAACTCATCAATGGTGGAACACATTGATCATGGTGGTACCGAGGGAGTGTGTAAATCGGGAATTCTTCCAGAatagttcagaaagaaatatatgagTCAAAGGTTCTTTGAtaagaaacgcaaagagtttcttgagttgaaggaAAGTCGTATGTCTGTAGCTGAGTACGAGAGGGAATTTGTACGACTCAgtaagtatgcccaggaatgtgtaccaacagaggttgctatgtgcacACGGTTTGTGGACTACCTTAATGAGGATATCaagctgttagttgggattcttgagttgaaagaatttgtaattcTGGTTGACAGAGTACACAAGGCTAAAGAACTTAGCAAAGCaaagagaaaagttgattttgaGGCTTATGATTCGAGAAAAAGACCTATGGGAAAATCATTCTCATCTTCATGGAAAAAGTCAAAAGAATTTCATAGTCATTCATCAGCTTTGGTGGGTTATTCTGGGAgagataaaggaaaaaaaattgaactcaAAACTTCAGGCTACATTTGTAGCGAGTGTGGGCCGTGTTAGAAACAACAAgcctgaatgtcaacagtgtAATAGATGACACTTTGGTGAATGTAGACTGAAAGATGGGtcgtgttttaaatgtggttctgATGATCATTATCTTAGAGACTTCTCTGAAAGGTCCGCCAAAGAAAAAGCTAAGACTACTCGTCCGAGTAATACAACTATTAGAAGGAGACCATCACGGAACACTGGAAATGCAGATAACAGTCATAGTGGGACAAAAGATTCTACTGTGAGATCAAAGGCATGggcaccagctagggcttatgcgATTCGTGCTCGAAAGGAGACTTCAGCACCTGATGTGATCATTGGTACAATTTTTTTCCttgatactaatgttaatgtTTTGATTGACCCGGGGTCAATGCGCTCATATGTTGGCACAACTTTAGTGTCAGATAAGAAAATACCttttgagtctactaagtttgtgattaaagtaatGAACCCTTTAGGTTACTATGTGTTAGTcgataaagtctgtaaaaactgTCCTTTCATG encodes:
- the LOC121211147 gene encoding uncharacterized protein, which translates into the protein MSQRFFDKKRKEFLELKESRMSVAEYEREFVRLSKYAQECVPTEVAMCTRFVDYLNEDIKLLVGILELKEFVILVDRVHKAKELSKAKRKVDFEAYDSRKRPMGKSFSSSWKKSKEFHSHSSALVGYSGRDKGKKIELKTSGYICSELKDGSCFKCGSDDHYLRDFSERSAKEKAKTTRPSNTTIRRRPSRNTGNADNSHSGTKDSTVRSKAWAPARAYAIRARKETSAPDVIIGTIFFLDTNVNVLIDPGSMRSYVGTTLVSDKKIPFESTKFVIKVMNPLGYYVLVDKVCKNCPFMIQGCNFPPDLMLLPFDEFDVIQGIDWLALYDAIVNYRQKHIVLKCQNGAKL